A single window of Pectobacterium parmentieri DNA harbors:
- a CDS encoding pirin family protein — protein sequence MITRRAAGQCGQADYGWLQARYTFSFGHYFDPQLLGYASLRVLNQEVLAPGASFQPRTYPRVDILNIILQGEAEYRDSNGGHIQAKAGDVLLLATQPNVSYSEHNTSASKPLTRLQLWLNACQTRENIPLQRMGLNSSNHTLLASPEGEQDSLQLRQQVWIHHVDLQPDEQSTIVLQGNQAYLQLIHGSTTVNGGQHSETLHCGDGAFIKEETALTLQADTPLRALLIDLVV from the coding sequence ATGATCACACGAAGAGCAGCGGGGCAATGCGGCCAAGCCGACTATGGCTGGTTGCAGGCACGCTATACTTTCTCTTTCGGTCACTATTTTGACCCACAGTTGCTGGGCTATGCTTCTCTTCGCGTGCTCAATCAGGAAGTACTGGCACCGGGGGCATCATTCCAGCCGCGCACCTACCCACGGGTTGATATCCTGAACATTATTCTTCAGGGCGAAGCAGAATACCGTGACAGCAACGGCGGCCATATTCAGGCTAAAGCTGGCGATGTTTTGTTGCTCGCCACTCAGCCAAACGTCAGCTACAGCGAACATAATACCAGCGCCAGCAAGCCGTTAACACGGCTGCAATTATGGCTGAACGCCTGCCAGACCAGAGAGAACATCCCATTGCAGCGCATGGGACTCAATTCATCAAATCATACTCTGCTTGCCTCACCGGAAGGCGAGCAAGATAGCCTGCAACTGCGCCAACAGGTTTGGATCCACCATGTCGATCTCCAACCGGATGAACAAAGCACGATAGTGCTACAGGGAAATCAGGCGTATCTCCAACTGATTCACGGTTCAACGACGGTGAACGGTGGCCAGCACAGTGAAACATTACACTGCGGCGATGGTGCCTTCATCAAGGAAGAAACAGCGTTGACGCTACAGGCAGACACTCCTTTGCGGGCACTGCTCATCGATCTGGTCGTGTAG
- the zur gene encoding zinc uptake transcriptional repressor Zur: MDSTKQDKLLAQAEQICQQRAVRLTPQRLEVLRLMAQQAGAISAYDLLDLLRLTEPQAKPPTVYRALDFLLEQGFIHRVESNNSYVLCHHIEDHSHTSALFICDRCGQVTERQTEGVEETLRNLAQQSGFTLRHSVVEAHGLCGDCQEVASCKQPDHCDHDHTVPIKKR; this comes from the coding sequence ATGGATTCAACCAAACAGGACAAACTTCTTGCCCAGGCTGAACAGATTTGTCAGCAGCGCGCGGTGCGTCTAACGCCACAGCGGTTGGAGGTTTTACGCCTTATGGCACAACAGGCGGGTGCGATCAGCGCGTATGACCTGCTGGATCTTCTGCGACTCACTGAACCTCAGGCTAAACCGCCTACCGTGTATCGCGCCCTGGATTTTCTGCTGGAACAAGGCTTCATTCATCGCGTTGAATCAAACAACAGCTATGTGCTGTGCCACCACATCGAAGACCACAGCCATACGTCTGCCCTTTTCATCTGCGATCGCTGTGGACAAGTCACTGAACGTCAAACCGAGGGTGTGGAAGAAACGCTACGTAACTTAGCGCAGCAGTCAGGATTTACGCTGCGTCACAGCGTTGTGGAAGCTCATGGGTTATGTGGGGACTGTCAGGAAGTGGCATCATGCAAGCAGCCGGATCATTGCGATCACGACCATACTGTTCCGATTAAAAAACGATAG
- the lexA gene encoding transcriptional repressor LexA, with protein sequence MKVLTARQQQVYDLIRDHIAQTGMPPTRAEIAQQLGFRSPNAAEEHLKALARKGVIEIVSGASRGIRLLMEEETGIPLVGRVAAGEPLLAQEHIECRYQVDPAMFKPSADFLLRVSGMSMKNIGIMDGDLLAVHKTEDVRNGQIVVARIDDEVTVKRLKKQGNTVHLLAENEEFAPIVVDLRQQSFSIEGLAVGVIRNSDWS encoded by the coding sequence ATGAAAGTATTAACAGCAAGGCAGCAGCAGGTTTATGACCTGATCCGCGATCATATTGCGCAAACCGGAATGCCGCCAACGCGGGCGGAAATTGCCCAACAACTGGGGTTCCGCTCTCCGAATGCGGCTGAAGAACATCTGAAAGCGCTGGCGCGTAAAGGCGTTATTGAAATTGTATCGGGCGCATCTCGTGGTATTCGTCTGCTAATGGAAGAAGAGACAGGTATTCCTCTGGTTGGTCGTGTGGCCGCAGGTGAACCCTTGCTGGCACAGGAACATATCGAATGCCGCTATCAGGTTGACCCTGCCATGTTTAAACCTAGCGCCGACTTTTTGTTGCGTGTCAGCGGTATGTCAATGAAAAATATTGGCATTATGGATGGCGATTTGCTGGCCGTACATAAAACAGAAGATGTGCGCAACGGCCAGATTGTGGTGGCGCGTATTGACGATGAAGTGACAGTGAAGCGCTTGAAGAAGCAGGGGAATACGGTGCATCTTCTCGCTGAAAATGAAGAGTTTGCCCCTATCGTTGTCGACCTGCGTCAGCAAAGTTTTTCGATAGAAGGCTTAGCGGTTGGCGTTATTCGTAACAGCGACTGGAGCTAG
- a CDS encoding diacylglycerol kinase, translating to MNKATGMTRIIKATGYSLKGLKQAWQHEAAFRQETILTIVGVIIACLLPVTLVEKLLLIGSVVLIMLFELANSAIEAVVDRIGLEHHELSGRAKDIGSAAVFVAILLAAVVWGSILWQHFA from the coding sequence ATGAATAAAGCAACGGGGATGACCCGGATTATTAAGGCTACCGGTTATTCCCTTAAAGGGCTGAAGCAGGCGTGGCAGCACGAGGCGGCGTTTCGTCAGGAAACGATACTGACGATTGTCGGCGTTATTATTGCTTGTTTACTGCCGGTTACGCTGGTTGAGAAACTGCTGCTGATTGGTTCTGTGGTATTGATTATGCTGTTTGAACTGGCTAACAGCGCCATTGAAGCCGTCGTCGATCGCATTGGTTTAGAGCACCACGAATTGTCCGGTCGTGCGAAAGATATCGGGTCGGCGGCTGTCTTTGTTGCCATCTTGTTAGCCGCTGTTGTATGGGGCAGCATCCTCTGGCAACATTTTGCCTGA